From a single Piliocolobus tephrosceles isolate RC106 chromosome 21, ASM277652v3, whole genome shotgun sequence genomic region:
- the LOC111553992 gene encoding carcinoembryonic antigen-related cell adhesion molecule 1 isoform X3 translates to MKTGPVADTMGHLSTPLHRVRVPWQGLLLTASLLTFWNPPTTAQLTIESRPFNVTEGKEVLLLAHNLPQNTLGFSWYKGERVDAKRLIVAYVMETQRTTPGPAHSGRETVYSNVSLLIQNVTQNDTGSYTIQVIKEDFVNEEATGQFRVYPELPKPYITINNSNPVEDKDAVTLTCEPETQDTTYLWWVNNQSLTVSSSLQLSNGNRILTLLSVIRNDTGPYECETQNPVSANRSDPLTLNVIYGPDTPTISPSDTYYRPGANLNLSCSAASNPPAQYSWLINETFQQNAQELFIPSITVNNSGSYTCHANNSVTGHNRTTIKTIIVSESPVLGEDEAVPRQRHPQHKPCQERGCWEVFM, encoded by the exons ATGAAGACAGGGCCAGTAGCAGACACCATGGGGCACCTCTCAACCCCACTTCACAGAGTGCGTGTCCCCTGGCAGGGGCTTCTGCTCACAG CCTCACTTCTAACCTTCTGGAACCCGCCCACCACTGCCCAGCTCACTATTGAATCCAGGCCGTTCAATGTCACAGAGGGGAAGGAGGTTCTTCTACTTGCCCACAATCTGCCCCAGAATACTTTAGGCTTCAGCTGGTACAAAGGGGAAAGAGTAGATGCCAAACGTCTAATTGTAGCATATGTAATGGAAACTCAACGAACTACCCCAGGGCCCGCACACAGCGGTCGAGAGACAGTATACTCCAATGTATCCCTGCTGATCCAGAACGTCACCCAGAATGACACAGGATCCTACACCATACAAGTCATAAAGGAAGATTTTGTGAATGAAGAAGCAACTGGCCAGTTCCGGGTATATC CGGAGCTGCCCAAGCCCTACATCACCATCAACAACTCCAACCCCGTGGAGGACAAGGATGCTGTGACCTTAACCTGTGAACCTGAGACTCAAGACACAACCTATCTGTGGTGGGTAAACAATCAGAGCCTCACAGTCAGTTCCAGTCTGCAGCTCTCCAATGGCAACAGGATCCTCACTCTACTCAGTGTCATAAGGAATGACACAGGACCCTATGAGTGTGAAACACAGAACCCAGTGAGTGCCAACCGCAGTGACCCACTCACCTTGAATGTCATCT ATGGCCCGGACACCCCCACCATTTCCCCTTCAGACACCTATTACCGTCCAGGGGCAAACCTCAACCTCTCCTGCTCTGCGGCCTCTAACCCACCTGCACAATATTCCTGGCTTATTAATGAAACATTCCAGCAAAATGCACAAGAGCTGTTTATCCCCAGCATCACTGTGAATAATAGTGGATCCTATACCTGCCACGCCAATAACTCAGTCACTGGCCACAACAGGACCACAATCAAGACAATCATAGTCTCTG AGTCTCCCGTCCTCGGAGAGGATGAAGCGGTCCCAAGACAACGCCACCCTCAGCATAAACCCTGTCAAGAGAGAGGATGCTGGGAAGTATTCATGTGA